One Methylocapsa sp. D3K7 DNA window includes the following coding sequences:
- a CDS encoding polysaccharide biosynthesis tyrosine autokinase — MTFEQLSRIRLAHNTAAKSRDDPFLQSENPFGSSEGPPLKLLDVLGILHRRWRWLIVGCISGLTLALSYILLATPLYTSTASILIDTRMNQNLQTQKIVEDTPVDTSLVDSQVQVLSSESIILPVIKSMNLTHDSEFVGPPDALGQQILWWLKGLITTLKQYLALKDDTVVDADALLERTAVETFLKLLSPKREELTYVIDIAFKSEDPNKSARIANAVADTYVAASLEAKYTSTKIASDWLKDRLIELKVQTTDADRALQNYKTANNIVETGRGLLDQQQISDLTSQLISARTATAEAKARLDRIQQISADGIPDATVTDALNNSVITRLRAQYLDAAARAADLTSRVGKAHKAVAMVTDQMDELRKSIRNEERRIADAYSSDYEIAKAREKSLTDSMSELVGEAGTSSQAQVAMRDLESSADTYRNLYNSFLQKFQETIQAQTIPVTDTRIVTKATPALSKSAPKSALALAGGVLLGLFLGGGAAIAREWTAEEFRTHTEVEQITGELCLGILPSVRPNRNLLRRLAPLRSPGPALSENIAEFVLKSPNSRFAETLRNIKILINAARLEHDVKVIGVVSSVAGEGKTTIAANFGTLLAASPGVRTLVIDCDVRQRSLTGILAPDAHEGLIEALANPSRLASFVYHRKQSRLDVLPCVSGKAISNAAELLGSRQMEELLTTARDSYDFIIVEIAPIVPVVDAKAIARFIDSFVFVVEWGRSKRSLVLEALSNSEIIHDRLIGIVLNKADPAALRSIEAYKGKQFRSYYAE; from the coding sequence ATGACTTTCGAACAATTGTCTCGAATTCGGTTGGCGCACAACACGGCAGCAAAGTCTCGCGATGACCCATTCTTGCAATCGGAAAACCCATTTGGATCCAGTGAAGGCCCTCCCCTCAAATTGCTGGACGTTCTCGGTATACTGCACCGACGGTGGCGGTGGCTCATCGTCGGATGTATCTCTGGGCTTACTCTGGCGCTCTCCTATATCCTACTTGCAACGCCCCTCTATACGAGTACGGCGAGCATTTTGATTGATACACGAATGAATCAGAATTTACAGACTCAAAAAATCGTAGAAGACACACCTGTCGATACATCGCTGGTAGATAGCCAGGTTCAAGTCTTATCATCGGAAAGCATTATACTTCCTGTTATCAAGTCAATGAACTTAACTCATGATAGTGAATTTGTGGGTCCGCCAGATGCACTTGGTCAACAGATTTTGTGGTGGCTAAAGGGTTTAATTACAACACTGAAACAATATTTAGCTCTTAAAGACGACACCGTGGTCGATGCGGACGCTCTCCTGGAAAGAACCGCCGTTGAAACATTTCTCAAACTCTTAAGTCCAAAACGGGAAGAACTCACCTACGTTATCGACATAGCTTTCAAATCGGAGGATCCAAACAAATCAGCGAGGATAGCCAACGCGGTCGCGGATACCTACGTTGCTGCCTCACTGGAGGCGAAGTACACGTCGACAAAAATAGCCAGCGATTGGCTTAAAGATCGGCTGATTGAATTGAAGGTTCAAACGACTGATGCCGATAGAGCGCTACAAAATTATAAAACGGCTAACAATATTGTGGAAACAGGCAGAGGCCTGTTGGATCAACAACAGATATCAGATCTGACCTCCCAGTTAATTTCAGCTAGAACAGCTACCGCTGAAGCGAAAGCACGGTTAGATCGTATCCAACAAATCAGCGCCGATGGTATTCCAGATGCAACGGTGACCGACGCGCTAAACAACAGTGTGATTACCCGGCTTCGCGCGCAATATTTGGATGCGGCGGCGCGGGCAGCTGATCTAACCTCTCGCGTGGGAAAAGCACACAAAGCAGTGGCCATGGTCACTGACCAGATGGATGAGCTGCGTAAATCAATTCGAAATGAAGAAAGGCGAATCGCGGATGCCTATTCGAGCGACTATGAGATCGCCAAAGCGCGAGAAAAATCCTTAACGGATAGCATGTCCGAATTGGTGGGCGAGGCGGGGACGAGCAGTCAAGCTCAGGTCGCAATGCGTGACCTCGAAAGTTCCGCCGATACTTATCGAAATTTATACAATAGCTTCTTGCAAAAATTCCAGGAAACTATTCAAGCGCAGACTATCCCGGTCACAGATACTCGTATCGTCACGAAAGCCACGCCGGCGTTGTCAAAGAGTGCGCCAAAGTCTGCGTTGGCACTTGCGGGAGGGGTCTTGCTTGGCCTATTCTTAGGCGGAGGGGCAGCCATAGCCCGGGAATGGACCGCTGAAGAATTTCGAACTCATACGGAGGTCGAGCAAATCACCGGTGAGCTTTGTCTCGGTATTTTACCCAGCGTCAGGCCAAATCGGAATTTGTTGCGACGTCTTGCGCCGTTGAGGAGTCCCGGTCCTGCCTTATCGGAAAATATCGCAGAATTTGTTCTTAAATCGCCGAATTCACGTTTTGCGGAAACGCTCCGTAATATCAAAATATTGATTAATGCCGCTCGGCTCGAGCACGACGTCAAGGTCATCGGTGTTGTGTCTTCTGTGGCCGGAGAAGGCAAAACAACCATTGCTGCGAATTTTGGAACTCTCTTAGCCGCATCCCCGGGGGTGCGTACGCTCGTTATCGATTGCGATGTTCGCCAAAGGTCATTGACTGGTATATTGGCACCAGATGCTCATGAAGGACTAATCGAAGCACTCGCGAATCCATCGCGACTTGCATCGTTCGTTTACCATAGAAAGCAATCCCGGCTAGATGTGTTGCCTTGCGTTTCCGGGAAGGCAATATCGAACGCGGCTGAGTTACTCGGCTCGCGTCAGATGGAGGAGCTGCTTACCACTGCCCGCGATTCCTACGATTTTATTATAGTCGAGATTGCGCCAATCGTGCCTGTAGTCGACGCGAAGGCGATAGCACGATTCATCGATAGCTTTGTTTTCGTTGTTGAGTGGGGTCGGAGCAAGCGAAGTCTCGTTCTGGAGGCCCTCTCAAATAGCGAGATCATTCACGACCGTCTCATCGGTATCGTACTTAATAAGGCTGATCCTGCCGCCTTGCGTAGCATTGAGGCTTACAAGGGAAAGCAATTCAGAAGTTACTATGCAGAGTGA
- a CDS encoding undecaprenyl-phosphate glucose phosphotransferase, translated as MAEVADFFLVFASYSICLIYYTYIHDKIITNKQSIITFAIINGFMLHYIAYNNGLYRPQALSNKLIYVVCILKAWVISCVLVSVAFLSLDGETEVYSKLIFYSLLIQLILLYVVHIVVERVLRLIMVEESGVGRRVVILGEPTELIGLSRTFLARYFGMREVSRISIGAIHASCSDEVRINVNKALHEAREHGAEEFVIAMRWSSRVLLQSVRDQLRASPLPVRLLPDSNIRSMLGRDALLAGQPSLAVKLQREPITLSERVLKRALDIVLATTAILILSPILVCTAAAVKLESPGPILFRQRRNGFNAKQFVILKFRTMKVLEDGPRITQACRGDHRVTRVGRFLRRCSMDELPQLINVIMGDMSLVGPRPHALAHDHEYKSLIAEYAFRHHVKPGITGWAQVNGLRGETKRVEQMAERVKLDLWYIGHWSFWLDINIIGRTCFEVLRGRAY; from the coding sequence ATGGCGGAGGTAGCTGACTTCTTTCTTGTGTTTGCTTCATATTCGATATGTCTTATTTATTACACGTATATACATGATAAAATTATAACAAATAAGCAGTCCATCATTACGTTTGCAATTATAAATGGATTTATGCTTCATTATATAGCTTATAATAACGGGTTATATCGGCCACAAGCGCTATCTAATAAATTAATATATGTAGTATGTATTTTAAAAGCGTGGGTTATTTCGTGTGTTCTAGTTTCTGTTGCATTCCTATCGCTTGATGGTGAAACTGAAGTATATTCGAAGTTAATTTTTTATAGCCTCCTTATACAACTAATTCTTTTGTACGTGGTCCATATCGTCGTTGAACGGGTCTTACGATTAATAATGGTTGAGGAAAGTGGAGTAGGACGACGCGTTGTCATCCTCGGCGAACCCACCGAACTCATTGGATTAAGTCGAACATTTTTAGCCCGCTATTTTGGAATGAGAGAAGTCTCGCGCATTTCAATTGGGGCAATTCATGCGTCCTGCTCAGATGAGGTGCGCATCAACGTCAATAAGGCGCTTCATGAAGCGCGGGAACACGGCGCCGAGGAATTTGTAATCGCTATGCGTTGGAGTAGCCGTGTGCTACTGCAAAGCGTGCGAGATCAATTGCGCGCATCTCCTTTGCCGGTCCGCTTGCTGCCGGACAGTAACATAAGATCGATGTTAGGACGTGATGCCTTATTGGCGGGGCAGCCGTCCCTCGCGGTAAAACTGCAACGCGAGCCGATAACGCTGTCCGAAAGAGTGCTTAAACGGGCACTCGACATTGTTTTGGCCACGACGGCGATCCTTATTTTGTCGCCGATTTTGGTCTGTACAGCGGCAGCAGTTAAGCTAGAAAGCCCTGGTCCGATTCTGTTCCGGCAGCGCCGGAACGGGTTCAACGCCAAACAATTCGTCATCTTGAAGTTTCGAACGATGAAGGTTCTCGAGGACGGGCCGAGGATAACTCAGGCATGCCGCGGTGACCATCGGGTAACCCGCGTTGGGCGATTTCTGCGGCGATGTAGTATGGATGAATTGCCCCAGCTTATAAATGTCATTATGGGAGACATGTCGTTGGTCGGACCCAGACCCCATGCGCTTGCCCACGACCATGAATATAAGTCTCTAATCGCAGAATATGCCTTTCGCCACCATGTCAAACCCGGCATCACGGGGTGGGCGCAGGTAAATGGATTACGAGGCGAGACGAAGCGCGTTGAACAGATGGCCGAACGTGTCAAACTTGACCTTTGGTACATCGGTCACTGGTCGTTTTGGTTGGACATTAACATCATTGGGCGCACCTGCTTCGAAGTTCTACGCGGTCGCGCCTATTGA
- a CDS encoding transposase, which produces MGKATSDPIGGSAPVIPTKKNGCFQIEIDRANYAMRNRIERCFNRLKNARRFTTHYYKLAETFGGFVRLVAIRRWLRHIVNTA; this is translated from the coding sequence ATGGGTAAAGCAACATCTGATCCCATCGGCGGCAGCGCGCCGGTCATTCCCACAAAGAAAAATGGGTGTTTTCAAATCGAGATCGACAGAGCGAATTATGCTATGCGGAATCGCATCGAACGTTGCTTCAATCGTCTCAAGAACGCACGCCGCTTCACAACCCACTATTACAAACTCGCCGAGACATTCGGCGGTTTCGTTCGTCTCGTCGCGATCAGGAGGTGGCTACGTCACATTGTCAACACGGCCTAA
- a CDS encoding WecB/TagA/CpsF family glycosyltransferase, translated as MSAIQTVVVGGVKTKRLSRQDMILSMAEDCVKAREKNGPCKLVFDLNGHGLALSRWNDAYRRDLSEADIIHADGQAVVLASRLLTRSPIPERSATSDLFHDAAAYAARNGCRFYLLGGTEEVNARCEIVMKKLYPELEIVGRRDGFFIEADEACLCENINRLNVDVLWVGLGKPKEQAFCVRNKHRLNVGWAVTCGGCFNYVVGEYPRAPQWMQNAGLEWLHRLATRPRQMLWRYLTTNPVAMYMLLTRTRTTVIDANI; from the coding sequence ATGTCAGCTATCCAAACCGTGGTTGTCGGCGGTGTAAAAACAAAACGTTTGTCGCGGCAAGATATGATTCTATCGATGGCCGAAGATTGCGTGAAAGCGCGGGAAAAAAACGGTCCATGCAAACTTGTTTTCGATCTTAACGGACATGGGCTGGCCCTTTCTCGCTGGAATGATGCCTACCGTAGAGATCTTTCTGAAGCGGATATTATCCATGCGGATGGGCAAGCAGTAGTGCTTGCATCCCGCCTTCTTACCCGTTCCCCTATACCTGAGAGAAGCGCAACATCTGATCTCTTCCATGATGCCGCGGCCTACGCGGCCAGAAATGGTTGTCGATTTTATCTTCTGGGCGGCACAGAGGAAGTGAACGCCCGTTGCGAGATAGTTATGAAGAAACTCTACCCGGAACTTGAGATTGTGGGCCGCCGCGATGGCTTTTTTATCGAAGCCGACGAAGCGTGTCTCTGCGAAAACATTAATAGGCTAAATGTCGATGTTCTGTGGGTTGGCTTGGGGAAGCCCAAGGAGCAAGCCTTTTGTGTGCGCAATAAACATCGACTCAACGTCGGCTGGGCAGTGACCTGCGGTGGCTGTTTCAATTACGTCGTCGGTGAGTATCCTCGCGCTCCTCAATGGATGCAAAATGCCGGACTGGAATGGCTGCATAGGCTCGCAACACGTCCACGACAGATGTTGTGGCGATATCTCACAACAAACCCAGTTGCCATGTACATGTTGCTAACCCGGACGAGAACAACGGTTATCGATGCCAATATCTGA
- a CDS encoding glycosyltransferase family 2 protein has protein sequence MRWHHFSTLASAQAVWKHGLVPHVAIIIPTFRRPLGLNKALTHIEKLDTSAEVTVLVADNDVDFRGGVKVVHRLISSGYRFPIRSIVVADRGVSHVRNSLIASALEIPNTEFVALLDDDEWPEPQWLDAMLKMQQQTGADAVGGTVLPVFMGSPPSWIERLSLYRQEQVDGPTEMLWGTCNAILTRQFLEKFSRPWFDMEFSLTGGEDVEFFTRAKALGANFAWASNARVFEDVPVSRMTLRWITMRSFRIGNTNALIQLRWRYLHLGHLAIFVKSIGRLMTTMIVILPTAKRKGQMIEAMCLTSRSLGEIAALLGIRYRAYR, from the coding sequence ATGCGATGGCATCACTTTTCGACATTGGCATCTGCGCAAGCCGTCTGGAAGCATGGTCTAGTGCCTCACGTCGCGATTATCATACCAACTTTTCGAAGGCCTCTGGGGCTCAATAAGGCTTTGACTCATATAGAGAAGTTGGACACCTCAGCTGAGGTAACCGTGTTGGTCGCCGATAATGATGTAGATTTCCGGGGGGGCGTCAAGGTGGTGCACCGCCTGATTTCTTCCGGATACCGTTTCCCAATCCGAAGCATAGTCGTCGCGGACCGAGGCGTATCCCATGTCCGGAATTCGCTAATAGCCTCCGCCCTTGAAATCCCCAACACCGAGTTCGTGGCCCTTCTCGACGACGACGAATGGCCAGAACCTCAATGGCTCGACGCGATGTTGAAAATGCAGCAGCAGACTGGCGCCGACGCAGTGGGCGGAACGGTTCTGCCGGTATTCATGGGCTCGCCCCCGTCTTGGATAGAGCGACTTTCTCTGTATCGCCAGGAGCAGGTCGACGGTCCGACAGAGATGTTGTGGGGAACGTGCAACGCAATTCTCACTCGTCAATTTCTCGAGAAATTTTCTCGACCTTGGTTCGATATGGAATTTAGCTTGACCGGCGGCGAGGATGTCGAATTTTTCACGCGGGCGAAGGCGCTAGGTGCCAATTTCGCGTGGGCCAGTAATGCGCGCGTTTTTGAGGACGTCCCTGTGAGCCGCATGACGCTTCGCTGGATCACCATGCGTTCCTTCCGCATTGGAAACACAAATGCGCTTATCCAACTCCGCTGGCGCTACCTGCACCTCGGACACTTAGCTATCTTTGTGAAGTCGATAGGCCGTCTTATGACAACGATGATCGTGATTTTACCAACAGCCAAACGAAAGGGTCAAATGATAGAGGCAATGTGTCTCACATCACGATCTCTGGGCGAAATCGCAGCGTTGTTGGGTATTCGGTATCGAGCATATAGATAA
- a CDS encoding MOP flippase family protein has product MAMIGRSAIALAQIVVLSRLLDPADFKSVAIAVTIINVGIVFTDMGLSNAVIRFRDVTSDELVSLFWLNLMLGGGVTFAVAAASPLIAWFYGDTRLTPLIQMASTVFFITAFGQQQRSLAEKKLQFKGLFRIEILSALLGFCVAVVMALFGFGASSIVTGNIANAIGVSGLCWVMLADGFRPKLTFRFVTAKRFMSFGLNVVVFQFFNALALNGDVILGGRLIPGSALGYYFQPRDLCLRIMFVVNTIVNRVSFPLLASVAHDKPRIKSVYLKALNMTSSVNFPIYAFLAVFSSDAIEIVMGPKWGDSISVMRVLALWCAVRSIGNPVGILLLATGETRLATVSAMTVSISLFVFVGLGAQFGILGIPIALTILYVLLVPIFWATLVRPVCGAGFTEYHRVLLLPALSTACAAAAEIVVLEVVEGAFARLSLGGAAGVVVYVGASWFLNRGWLLSMTELLMVEPVRRRLA; this is encoded by the coding sequence ATGGCGATGATCGGACGCTCGGCCATAGCCCTCGCGCAAATTGTTGTCCTGTCCCGTTTGCTCGATCCAGCGGATTTCAAGTCTGTGGCCATCGCAGTCACGATCATCAATGTTGGCATTGTGTTCACAGACATGGGGCTTAGCAATGCCGTCATAAGGTTTCGTGATGTTACGTCGGACGAGCTGGTCAGCCTATTCTGGTTGAACCTCATGCTTGGTGGCGGTGTCACGTTTGCGGTTGCTGCTGCCAGTCCGCTTATCGCGTGGTTCTATGGTGATACCAGGTTGACGCCACTTATTCAGATGGCAAGTACCGTATTTTTCATCACGGCCTTTGGCCAACAGCAGCGTTCCCTCGCGGAGAAAAAACTGCAATTCAAGGGTTTGTTCAGGATCGAGATTCTCTCGGCGCTCCTTGGTTTCTGTGTTGCGGTCGTTATGGCACTGTTTGGATTCGGTGCTTCGTCGATCGTGACCGGCAACATAGCCAATGCGATTGGTGTTTCAGGCCTATGCTGGGTAATGTTGGCGGATGGATTTCGGCCGAAATTGACATTCCGCTTCGTAACAGCCAAGCGCTTCATGTCATTCGGCTTGAACGTTGTCGTCTTCCAATTTTTCAATGCACTTGCTCTAAATGGTGATGTAATCCTAGGTGGCCGACTCATCCCTGGATCGGCTCTCGGCTATTATTTCCAGCCGCGTGACCTCTGTTTACGAATTATGTTCGTGGTCAATACGATCGTAAACCGTGTCAGCTTTCCGTTGCTTGCCTCCGTCGCCCACGACAAGCCGAGAATTAAGTCCGTCTATCTTAAGGCGTTGAATATGACGTCTTCGGTTAACTTTCCAATCTATGCATTTTTAGCTGTTTTCAGTTCGGACGCGATTGAGATTGTGATGGGACCAAAATGGGGTGACTCCATATCAGTCATGCGCGTGCTCGCGTTGTGGTGCGCGGTCCGGTCGATAGGAAATCCTGTCGGAATACTGCTCTTAGCAACCGGGGAAACCAGACTTGCAACGGTCTCGGCGATGACAGTCTCCATCTCCCTCTTTGTCTTTGTTGGTCTTGGAGCGCAGTTCGGCATTTTAGGAATTCCAATCGCTCTAACCATACTCTATGTTCTCTTGGTTCCCATCTTTTGGGCGACTTTGGTGCGGCCAGTATGCGGAGCTGGATTCACCGAGTACCACCGCGTGCTTTTGTTGCCAGCCTTGAGCACAGCCTGTGCCGCCGCTGCCGAGATCGTGGTGCTCGAAGTCGTTGAAGGGGCGTTTGCGCGTCTCTCCCTTGGCGGCGCGGCTGGAGTCGTCGTCTATGTTGGCGCTAGCTGGTTCCTCAATCGAGGATGGCTATTATCGATGACAGAATTATTGATGGTGGAACCGGTACGCCGCAGGCTCGCTTAA
- a CDS encoding O-antigen ligase family protein, whose translation MRCNQRLAPEAQSSQRGRLAHYLPLLNSTLLCCLLYTVVVRINYEAAMPNDVKDYIGQSVTSNMDGNTLRRVSYLIVFSTVITTAFIKDFNVIFRAISVPYIIACTWCVVSCVWAIDPSASLRRSINTIIILISAAVLVRFLGQKQTLRVLYYFLTFTLIASVAAVVLSSVPIFSFAVHPPNESDATLVGNWRGIFWHKNVAGPMMVISMLVFLHFALNRKKTVDWVLLAGSTVFLLGTRSKTALGLAFVVIVIGMLYRSMASKRSGNTLFALLFLYFLLTIIVLGIVDYEQIYTFLTNPENLSGRVAIWISLWSYIKDHIWFGSGYGSFWGIGYQSPIFSLAISQFVLEVTQSHNGYLEALTTTGLIGLMLAIFSLVILPFVRILNGRREDSPLYALCLSIWLFGVLQNFTEAQFFSPDRQVWIFVVIAISIVHNNEMSRLRKRDAMRSLLLRKRPFVPLLSKRSGVRHELYQTP comes from the coding sequence ATGCGCTGTAATCAAAGGTTGGCACCGGAGGCCCAGTCTTCGCAGCGTGGGCGCTTAGCTCATTATTTGCCCTTGCTCAATTCTACTTTATTATGCTGCCTTTTATACACGGTCGTTGTGCGGATCAATTACGAAGCAGCAATGCCAAACGACGTGAAGGATTATATTGGGCAGTCAGTGACTAGTAATATGGATGGGAATACATTAAGGAGAGTGTCCTATTTAATAGTATTCTCAACTGTAATTACGACAGCTTTTATAAAAGACTTTAATGTGATTTTTAGAGCGATATCTGTGCCTTATATTATCGCATGTACGTGGTGTGTTGTTAGTTGTGTATGGGCAATTGATCCGAGTGCGTCTTTACGTAGGTCGATAAATACGATTATAATACTAATTTCAGCTGCAGTATTAGTAAGATTTTTGGGCCAAAAACAGACTTTAAGAGTATTATATTATTTTCTAACGTTCACGCTTATTGCGTCAGTAGCTGCAGTAGTGCTTTCGTCAGTCCCCATATTCTCATTTGCTGTGCATCCTCCAAATGAATCTGATGCTACACTAGTAGGAAATTGGCGCGGCATTTTTTGGCACAAAAACGTCGCAGGACCGATGATGGTGATTTCAATGTTAGTGTTCTTACACTTTGCATTGAACAGAAAAAAAACTGTCGATTGGGTTCTTTTGGCTGGGTCGACGGTTTTTCTACTAGGGACCCGCTCCAAGACGGCGCTTGGATTGGCATTCGTCGTGATCGTCATAGGCATGCTCTATCGGAGCATGGCATCGAAGCGATCAGGAAATACTCTTTTTGCTTTATTGTTTCTTTATTTTCTATTAACGATAATTGTACTTGGAATAGTGGACTATGAACAAATTTACACGTTTCTTACCAATCCTGAGAATCTGTCCGGGCGCGTTGCTATTTGGATTTCGCTTTGGAGCTACATCAAAGATCATATTTGGTTCGGTTCCGGGTACGGTTCATTTTGGGGTATTGGGTACCAATCGCCAATCTTTTCACTCGCTATATCGCAATTTGTGTTGGAAGTAACCCAATCTCATAATGGGTACTTGGAGGCTCTTACAACAACTGGCTTAATTGGACTTATGCTTGCTATTTTTTCCCTGGTCATTTTGCCATTTGTTAGAATCTTGAATGGACGACGCGAGGATTCTCCGCTGTATGCTCTGTGCCTATCGATATGGTTGTTTGGAGTTTTGCAAAATTTCACAGAGGCACAATTCTTTTCGCCGGACAGACAAGTCTGGATCTTTGTCGTAATTGCGATAAGTATTGTTCACAATAACGAGATGTCTCGTCTTAGGAAGCGTGACGCTATGCGAAGCTTGTTGTTGAGAAAGCGGCCGTTTGTTCCTTTACTATCGAAACGTAGCGGGGTCAGGCATGAGTTGTACCAAACCCCATAA
- a CDS encoding endo-1,4-beta-xylanase produces the protein MLLGRRDFLRSWAALPILIGNSAKAESSEPLRVRASRHNRIYGAAVCTEQLLSNEEYRKVIVREAGILVAEGETKRNVLQPQRNVFNFSKTDAILKFAQHNSQLMRGHTLVWHRANPKWLSEEIVVTRDEKLLTGYIEAIVGRYRSQLNSWDVVNEAIEPDDGLVSGLRQQSIWFRAFGESYIETAFHCARAADPDASLYYNEANLEGDVAWSERRRRATLKLLERLISKNVPIDALGIQGHLKAYRVKYSDEVFSRFLDDVASLGLQILITEFDVADAGGPEDHVQRDADVASLTHRFLDVAFSKPSVIGCLTWGITDKYSWLSRDEHYRWPDGQSSRGLPFDQEFKQKPMWDAMVSAYDKTPI, from the coding sequence ATGCTGCTGGGTCGCCGCGACTTTCTCCGATCGTGGGCCGCCTTGCCTATTTTAATTGGAAACTCGGCAAAGGCAGAAAGCAGTGAGCCGCTCCGAGTCCGAGCGTCCCGACATAATCGTATTTACGGTGCGGCGGTTTGCACCGAGCAACTTTTGAGCAACGAGGAATACCGGAAAGTTATCGTACGGGAAGCCGGAATACTTGTTGCCGAGGGCGAAACCAAACGGAATGTGCTCCAGCCACAGCGAAACGTATTCAATTTCTCAAAAACTGATGCCATCCTGAAATTTGCTCAGCACAATAGTCAGTTAATGCGAGGGCATACCCTCGTATGGCATCGTGCAAACCCGAAATGGCTCAGTGAAGAGATTGTTGTAACCAGAGACGAGAAATTATTGACTGGCTATATCGAAGCCATCGTCGGGCGCTATCGGAGTCAGCTCAATTCTTGGGACGTTGTTAATGAGGCTATCGAGCCTGATGACGGTCTTGTGAGTGGTTTGAGACAACAGTCTATTTGGTTTCGCGCGTTTGGCGAATCATATATCGAGACCGCATTTCATTGCGCGAGAGCTGCCGATCCGGATGCTTCCCTCTACTATAACGAAGCCAATTTGGAGGGCGATGTCGCTTGGAGTGAACGGCGACGCCGAGCGACACTCAAGCTGTTGGAACGCCTTATTTCAAAAAATGTCCCAATCGACGCACTTGGTATTCAAGGGCATCTTAAGGCTTATCGCGTGAAGTATTCAGATGAGGTCTTTTCAAGATTCTTGGATGACGTTGCATCACTGGGACTGCAGATCTTGATAACGGAGTTTGATGTGGCGGATGCTGGGGGTCCCGAAGACCATGTTCAACGCGATGCCGATGTGGCCTCCCTGACTCACAGGTTTTTGGATGTGGCGTTCTCCAAACCGTCCGTTATTGGCTGCCTTACGTGGGGGATCACGGACAAATATTCATGGCTTTCGCGGGACGAACATTACAGATGGCCCGACGGCCAGTCGTCGCGAGGACTTCCTTTCGATCAAGAATTCAAGCAAAAGCCCATGTGGGACGCGATGGTATCCGCTTACGACAAAACACCCATTTGA
- a CDS encoding glycosyltransferase family 2 protein, whose product MANDIPLFSIVIPIFNRADIIRATLRSVIAQTVSNFEVIVIDDGSSDNPEIAVQSLNDPRIRYVHQRNGGGGAARNRGIEEARGQYIAFLDSDDMFLPNKLERVSAEMPFQDDEVLYSSMKVDRGVSRYWVRPERGIRQNEDVGEYLFVQNQLIQTSTIVLPIALARKVKFDGSLRKGQDLDFCLRLQKAGARFRMIDEPLIIWTDTTETGRTSHLNGYQPVLTWLDHCAQLMTERAKLGYRATVLPYYMGRHEPLVVARDLWLGLMVARVPLTIILRQTLRAYLPQRSYRRIVNTIVKWAGARAV is encoded by the coding sequence GTGGCAAACGATATTCCGCTCTTTTCGATAGTCATACCAATTTTCAATCGCGCAGACATTATCCGCGCGACCCTGCGGTCGGTGATCGCACAGACAGTTTCGAATTTCGAAGTTATCGTCATAGACGACGGATCGTCGGACAATCCCGAGATCGCTGTTCAATCCCTGAACGATCCCCGCATTCGGTATGTTCACCAGAGGAATGGCGGAGGTGGAGCAGCGAGAAATCGGGGAATTGAAGAAGCGCGAGGTCAATATATTGCTTTTTTAGATTCGGATGACATGTTTCTTCCGAACAAGCTCGAAAGAGTGTCCGCAGAAATGCCGTTTCAGGACGACGAAGTTCTTTATTCGTCGATGAAAGTCGACAGAGGAGTTTCTCGGTACTGGGTACGGCCTGAACGGGGAATTCGCCAGAATGAGGACGTCGGGGAGTATCTATTCGTTCAAAATCAACTGATCCAAACGTCGACAATCGTTTTACCAATCGCACTGGCCCGCAAGGTAAAATTCGATGGAAGTCTTCGTAAGGGCCAAGATCTTGACTTTTGTCTACGCCTGCAGAAAGCAGGCGCAAGGTTTCGCATGATCGACGAGCCACTTATCATCTGGACGGACACAACCGAAACGGGCCGTACCTCGCATTTGAATGGGTACCAACCCGTCCTGACATGGCTCGATCATTGCGCACAACTTATGACCGAGAGAGCGAAGCTTGGTTACCGCGCTACAGTTCTTCCTTACTATATGGGAAGACACGAGCCATTGGTGGTAGCGCGAGACTTGTGGCTTGGATTGATGGTGGCCAGGGTTCCCTTAACGATTATCTTGAGGCAAACGCTTCGAGCATATCTTCCACAGCGATCATATCGTCGGATAGTCAACACCATTGTGAAGTGGGCCGGCGCACGTGCGGTCTAG